Part of the Paenarthrobacter sp. JL.01a genome is shown below.
GTTGATGGGACCGCCGCCTTCCAACCGGGTGACTGAGTCCACGTAGCGGTAGGAATCGTGGTAGCTCAACCCGCCGAAACCGGGATCGATGTCCGGATTGGGCAATGTAACCACCACGGCGTTGTTGTCCCGGCTCATGGAGACCCCTCCGGGCGCCATGGTGACATCGGCCAGGTCAACTTTGGGAACGGGGTCGCCGGAGTGTTGCAGAGCCAGTACATCGATTGATGACGGGATGGGAGCCGAGTCCACCGGAGAGCCATACGTGACCACATTGGTCACGTTGAACCTGTCCGTGAATCCACTGTCCGAGGCCAACGCCGTGGCGATCATCCCACCCTGGGAATGCCCTGACAGCATGACTGGCGCACCAGGAGGAATCCCGGCTTTCTCCATTGCCAGGCTCACGGCCTGAGCGGCCGTGGACAGGTTCCCACCGGCGAGTTCAAGGTTTCCGGTGAGGTCCGTAGGGTTGGCCGCACCATCGGGCATCCACCGCGTCGTGCCCGGAATGCTCACGATGTAGGCAGGCGGACTGCCTGGCTTTTCGACCGTGGTGATCCTGATGCCGGTGTCCTCCGTGCCGTCCTTTCCAGCGTCAGAGTATGCGGCGTCAGTAGCGGCAAGGATGGCACTGATGCTTGAGGGAACAGGCGTGACGGCCCTGCCGTTGGCATCTGTTTTTCCGGGCGTTCCCACCGTCAGCGGAAGGGGATTCCCCGCCACCGGCCGACCATCATCCAACAAATGCGGGTTCTGGAAACCGAAACCCGTCACCGTCGCGGCGGTGTTCAGCGTCGCCGCGACGAGTAGCACGCCGTTGGACACCAGCTGGGTGATCGATGGTGGTTCACCTGACGTCAGCCAACCCCAGCCCATGTTTACCAGGTCGCCGAAACGAGTGAAGCGGTTCTCCTCGGCATCCATCAGGTTTCCGATGGGGAGGGGCGCCAGGTCCTGCGCGAGGTACCACATGCTTGAGGCGGTGCCGGCAAGCA
Proteins encoded:
- a CDS encoding GPI inositol-deacylase; translation: MSLYGMDVEAGRRLSKEFARSSQRLLDLSGSLTPLIADVEWYGDDGQRFTHDWKAYRSQLVAAGHALEAASQAVQRNVDKQLEASATSAGSAGTSTLDRLLDAAADDAGELWSTFGRVNRVLAGTASSMWYLAQDLAPLPIGNLMDAEENRFTRFGDLVNMGWGWLTSGEPPSITQLVSNGVLLVAATLNTAATVTGFGFQNPHLLDDGRPVAGNPLPLTVGTPGKTDANGRAVTPVPSSISAILAATDAAYSDAGKDGTEDTGIRITTVEKPGSPPAYIVSIPGTTRWMPDGAANPTDLTGNLELAGGNLSTAAQAVSLAMEKAGIPPGAPVMLSGHSQGGMIATALASDSGFTDRFNVTNVVTYGSPVDSAPIPSSIDVLALQHSGDPVPKVDLADVTMAPGGVSMSRDNNAVVVTLPNPDIDPGFGGLSYHDSYRYVDSVTRLEGGGPINQYSQKDSTQQFLTNDASQVSSTVSNISRKQ